The Manis javanica isolate MJ-LG chromosome 2, MJ_LKY, whole genome shotgun sequence genome contains a region encoding:
- the ARPC5L gene encoding actin-related protein 2/3 complex subunit 5-like protein — protein sequence MARNTLSSRFRRVDIDEFDENKFVDEQEEAAAAAAEPGPDPSEVDGLLRQGDMLRAFHAALRNSPVNTKNQAVKERAQGVVLKVLTNFKSSEIEQAVQSLDRNGIDLLMKYIYKGFEKPTENSSAVLLQWHEKALAVGGLGSIIRVLTARKTV from the exons ATGGCCCGGAACACGCTGTCCTCGCGCTTCCGTCGGGTGGACATCGATGAGTTTGATGAGAACAAATTCGTGGATGAgcaggaggaggcggcggcggcggcggccgagcCAGGCCCGGACCCTAGCGAGGTGGACGGGCTCCTGCGGCAA GGGGACATGCTTCGGGCATTTCATGCAGCCTTGCGGAACTCGCCTGTCAACACCAAGAATCAAGCTGTGAAG GAACGAGCCCAGGGTGTGGTGCTGAAAGTACTTACAAATTTTAAGAGCAGTGAAATTGAGCAGGCTGTGCAGTCACTGGACAGAAATGGCATTGACTTGCTAATGAAGTACATTTATAAAGGGTTTGAGAAGCCCACAGAAAATAGCAGCGCAGTGTTACTCCAGTGGCATGAAAAG GCATTAGCAGTAGGAGGACTAGGCTCCATTATAAGAGTTCTTACAGCAAGAAAGACTGTTTAA